The Ziziphus jujuba cultivar Dongzao chromosome 7, ASM3175591v1 genome includes a region encoding these proteins:
- the LOC132804393 gene encoding soyasapogenol B glucuronide galactosyltransferase-like codes for MKESKRGFIVKGWAPQVLILDHPATGGMVSHCGWNSILEGLNAGLPLITWPLFAEQFFNEKFLTDVVRIGVAVGVKEWREWGQEGTALVKREEVEKAVKLLMGVGEEAEDIRKRVGTLKDEAKKAVETEGSSYANLMDLINELRSFKMTKTVK; via the coding sequence ATGAAAGAAAGCAAAAGGGGTTTTATAGTAAAAGGTTGGGCACCACAGGTGCTGATTCTGGACCATCCAGCAACCGGTGGGATGGTGTCCCATTGTGGTTGGAATTCGATACTTGAAGGTCTAAATGCAGGGTTGCCATTGATCACTTGGCCTCTTTTTGCGGAGCAATTTTTCAACGAGAAGTTTTTGACTGATGTGGTGAGAATTGGTGTTGCTGTGGGAGTGAAAGAATGGAGAGAATGGGGACAAGAAGGAACAGCGTTGGTAAAGAGAGAGGAGGTTGAGAAGGCTGTGAAGTTGTTGATGGGTGTTGGGGAAGAAGCTGAAGATATAAGGAAGAGAGTGGGTACGCTTAAAGATGAGGCAAAGAAGGCTGTGGAAACTGAGGGTTCATCATATGCCAATTTGATGGATTTGATCAATGAGCTAAGGTCCTTCAAGATGACCAAGACTGTTAAATAA
- the LOC107424900 gene encoding soyasapogenol B glucuronide galactosyltransferase, with protein sequence MDSETQKLRIFFLPYHTAGHMIPMVDEARVFAMHDVDVTIILTPANASLFQENIDRDVLAGHRIRIHSIPFPSAEVGLPQGIESLNTITSMEMAGQLYNSLQLLRNPIEQLLHDQRPDCIVADMFFPWTLDVANQLRIPRLAFRGTSYFSLCGEYCVRVHEPHKSANSDVVSLTGFPHKIEMLISQLPDWCKTTTRFTAMMDVMRESEEKSYGVLMNSFHELENDYEEYFKTTMGLKAWSIGPVSLWVNRNVSDKVGRFNIEGRDGHEVIDWLNSKGHNSVLYVSFGGITKLPATQLKEIAYGLEASGHSFIWVVRKRKEDEYDEIFPEGFEERMKESKRGFIIKGWAPQVLILDHPATGGMVSHCGWNSILESLNEGLPLITWPLFAEQFFNEKFLTDVVRIGVPGGVKEWREWGQEGTSLVKREEVEKAVKLLMGGGEEAEDIRKRVGRLKDEAKKAVEIGGSSYANLMDLINELKSLKMIKNVE encoded by the coding sequence aTGGATTCTGAGACTCAAAAATTAAGGATCTTTTTCCTTCCATACCATACAGCAGGGCACATGATCCCCATGGTAGACGAAGCCAGAGTCTTTGCCATGCACGATGTCGATGTCACCATCATTCTCACCCCAGCCAACGCATCCCTCTTTCAGGAAAACATCGACCGCGACGTtctcgccggccaccggatcaGAATCCACAGCATTCCTTTTCCATCGGCTGAAGTCGGGCTCCCTCAAGGCATTGAAAGCTTAAACACCATCACTTCCATGGAAATGGCTGGTCAACTCTACAACAGCCTGCAACTGCTGCGAAATCCAATTGAGCAACTACTTCACGACCAGCGACCTGACTGTATAGTCGCCGACATGTTCTTTCCTTGGACTCTCGATGTGGCAAATCAATTGAGGATTCCTAGGCTAGCTTTCCGTGGCACTAGCTATTTTTCACTCTGTGGAGAGTATTGTGTCAGGGTTCATGAACCTCACAAATCTGCAAACTCCGACGTCGTTTCGCTTACCGGATTTCCCCATAAGATCGAGATGCTGATCTCGCAATTACCGGATTGGTGTAAAACCACTACGCGATTCACTGCTATGATGGACGTAATGAGAGAGTCCGAAGAAAAAAGCTATGGGGTGCTCATGAATAGCTTTCACGAGCTCGAGAACGATTACGAGGAATACTTCAAGACCACCATGGGACTCAAGGCATGGAGTATCGGACCGGTTTCCTTATGGGTGAACCGGAATGTTTCGGACAAAGTTGGGAGGTTTAACATTGAAGGCAGGGATGGACACGAAGTCATCGATTGGCTGAACTCCAAAGGACATAACTCTGTTCTCTATGTTAGTTTCGGGGGTATAACAAAATTACCAGCCACTCAGCTTAAAGAAATTGCTTATGGGCTTGAAGCTTCCGGTCATTCTTTCATTTGGGTTGTTCGGAAAAGGAAAGAAGATgaatatgatgaaatttttcCAGAGGGATTCGAAGAGAGAATGAAAGAGAGCAAAAGGGGTTTTATCATAAAAGGTTGGGCACCACAGGTGCTGATTCTGGACCATCCAGCAACCGGTGGGATGGTTTCCCATTGTGGCTGGAATTCAATACTCGAGAGTCTAAATGAAGGATTGCCATTGATCACTTGGCCTCTGTTTGCGGAGCAATTTTTCAACGAGAAGTTTCTGACTGATGTGGTGAGAATTGGTGTTCCTGGGGGAGTGAAAGAATGGAGAGAATGGGGACAAGAAGGAACTTCGTTGGTGAAGAGAGAGGAGGTTGAGAAGGCAGTGAAGTTGTTGATGGGTGGTGGGGAAGAAGCTGAAGATATAAGGAAGAGAGTGGGTAGGCTTAAAGATGAGGCAAAGAAGGCAGTTGAAATTGGGGGTTCATCATATGCCAATTTGATGGATTTGATCAACGAGCTGAAGTCCTTGAAGATGATCAAGAATGTTGAATAA
- the LOC107424899 gene encoding soyasapogenol B glucuronide galactosyltransferase gives MGSQTDKLSMFFLPFVTAGHLIPMVDEARVFAMHGVDVIIILTQANAALFQKNIDRDFVAGHNIRIHTLRFPSAEVGLPDGIESLNTITSMEMVAALFQGLQVLQKPIEQLLYDQLPDCIVADMFFPWTLDVANQLGIPRLAFRGTSYFSLCAEYCVRVHEPHKSADSGVVSLTGFPHKIEMLISQLPDWSRTTTQFTAMMDIMRETEEKSYGVLMNSFQELEKDYKEYFKTTMGLKTWSIGPVSLWVNRNVSDKVGRFNIEGMDGHEVIDWLNSKEHNSVLLWFSD, from the coding sequence ATGGGCTCACAAACTGACAAGTTAAGCATGTTTTTCCTACCATTCGTTACAGCAGGGCATTTGATTCCCATGGTAGACGAAGCCAGAGTCTTTGCCATGCACGGTGTCGATGTTATCATCATTCTCACACAAGCCAACGCAGCCCTGTTTCAGAAAAACATTGACCGTGATTTCGTCGCGGGTCACAATATCAGAATCCACACCCTTCGATTCCCATCAGCCGAAGTTGGTCTTCCTGATGGTATTGAAAGCTTAAACACCATCACTTCGATGGAAATGGTTGCTGCTCTATTCCAAGGTCTGCAAGTGTTGCAAAAACCAATTGAGCAACTACTTTACGACCAGCTGCCTGACTGTATCGTTGCCGACATGTTCTTTCCATGGACTCTTGATGTGGCAAATCAACTGGGGATTCCTAGGCTAGCTTTCCGTGGCACTAGCTATTTTTCACTCTGTGCAGAGTATTGTGTCAGGGTTCATGAACCTCACAAATCTGCAGACTCCGGCGTCGTTTCTCTTACCGGTTTTCCTCATAAGATCGAGATGCTGATCTCCCAATTACCAGATTGGTCTAGAACCACCACGCAATTCACCGCTATGATGGACATTATGAGAGAGACCGAAGAAAAAAGTTATGGGGTGCTCATGAATAGCTTTCAGGAGCTCGAGAAGGATTACAAGGAGTACTTTAAGACCACCATGGGACTCAAGACATGGAGTATCGGACCGGTTTCCTTATGGGTGAACCGGAATGTTTCGGACAAAGTTGGGAGGTTTAACATTGAAGGAATGGATGGGCACGAAGTTATCGATTGGCTGAATTCTAAAGAACATAACTCCGttctgttgtggttctctgac